The Cardiocondyla obscurior isolate alpha-2009 linkage group LG05, Cobs3.1, whole genome shotgun sequence genomic sequence CCACATTTTCCGATTCGCGCATAACGCGGAACATCGTTTGGTATACTTTAAAAGTTAACGCGCATCGAGACCAGTCGCCTATGTTGCACTAAAAATGGCAATAAGAGCGATTTAAATCGACAATTACATTTCGAATAAACCAACAATTTTAAaaggcaaaaataaataaaattaaacgtacgaATTGATACATACAGGAGGTGTCTCAAATAACAATAGGTCCGGTCCTTTTAATGCCAGGAATCTCGGTCTGTAACTCTGCCACGGTTGATTACTATTGCTCACTGCCTCATTAACCCAGCCCATGTATTCTATGCGTTCACCGACCCCGAAATTACGATTGTACAATTTCATCTGAAATTGAATTCCATCTAATCATtaaatagtttaattattgaaacaattaaataccACGTAGAAAACAGGCAAGATAATATTACAGTTACATTATTTGTATCACCTGCAAATGCGTCAGTCCTGTAATGTTAtcagttatatattttaaccaTTGGCTGAGAATAGCGCTATCGTCGCAGTGTATTACTCCCGTACGTGCCCCGTTAAGTCCTCTTACTTCAAATGCATTTCTCCTTAATTTGTCAGTGCCAAATATGTACCTCGTCACGTATGCCATCATTAATGGAACTGAAAAATACcacgtttatttaaatcacaagtaatatattttgaattcATAAAAGAAAGTATTATATAATACCTGTGATTACGTCCACCCATCTTTTATATTGCATTGAACTGGAAGATGCATTGGAACTTTGACGGCTATGGCTGCATCTGGGACTACCCCCTTGCCTGTTAGGCGATATCCATCCATCTTCTGTTGTACCATTGGCAACGTTATCcagcttttcttctttttctgttgATAAGAATCAATCAATATATGAGATGCATATCCTCATTGTTACGTTTTTgcgataatatataatattccaGTACCATTTTTCTGTAGAAATGGCTTGGCTGCTCGATAATGTTTGACCGTTAAAACTACTATATCACCGGCATTCCTCAAAATATTGACGGCGTCGTCGTGGTTGCACGCCGTGATATATTCGCCGTtcactaaaaaaattataacagattaattgaattatttaataaacaaagaatcgtacgtgataaatttttatggtTTCGAATATATAGAGTAGAGATAAAGTCAATATTTGCTTCAATAAGAACAGGCATTGGCACAGTTGAAATCGATACTCATTAACTGTATATAGTGCCGTTGAACTATCGTAAAAGTGTCGACTGTCGTGCAACTGCAATCGGTGAAAATAACgagaaacaaatattaatagaagATATCTTACTTTTATAACTCTTATTAGCAAAGTATAATTTACACAGAAATATCATTAAACTTAAAGAATTCAggcaagattaaaaaatgttttttttttctttttttctaattaaccaataaaaagtaaaaagatacTTTAAGCAACGTACAAAAGTATACACATGATACATTAAATAAACTGTAAAAGATATCTCAAATtggtaaaaaagaattaataaggATCCGTAGATTAAtgtgaaaattttttgttgaaaataCCTTTGATAATTGCGTCTCCTACGAATAGCTGGCCGCACTGATCAGCAGCTTGACCCTTATAAATTCTCGATATGAGTACTGGAAGCTTGTGTTCCGCTCCACCCTTTATGCTCAGTCCTAAACCGCCGACCTTTTGCCTGGTAATTTGCACCATGCGTTCTTTAGCGTCCAGAGGTGGCTTATTGTGATTCGCTGCCtgctaaaatatattcttgtcTTTGACACGTTTTTCACAGGCGTCCATAATCGATAAAGCATCACGCCGGCAAGACGTATAAGCGTTATTCGTTCGGGAAATATATGATAATACGATTATCAAAAGGCACTCTACCTCAAGATCCTCTCGTTGAAGCTTCAATACCTCCATAGACAAGTGCAGACGCATCGGCACGGGTTTGCTTTTCCCATCGCTAACCGTCACCATCCCCGTTCGTACCTGTCGAGAATAAAATCCAATTGACAAAAGTTACTTGCCGTgaaattgctattttattcgcttaaaatgttaaaagaaaaaagaaaataaaatatgcg encodes the following:
- the Syn2 gene encoding gamma-1-syntrophin isoform X1; this encodes MRINATKMSTPIEEKIDQKLKVRTGMVTVSDGKSKPVPMRLHLSMEVLKLQREDLEQAANHNKPPLDAKERMVQITRQKVGGLGLSIKGGAEHKLPVLISRIYKGQAADQCGQLFVGDAIIKVNGEYITACNHDDAVNILRNAGDIVVLTVKHYRAAKPFLQKNEKEEKLDNVANGTTEDGWISPNRQGGSPRCSHSRQSSNASSSSMQYKRWVDVITVPLMMAYVTRYIFGTDKLRRNAFEVRGLNGARTGVIHCDDSAILSQWLKYITDNITGLTHLQMKLYNRNFGVGERIEYMGWVNEAVSNSNQPWQSYRPRFLALKGPDLLLFETPPCNIGDWSRCALTFKVYQTMFRVMRESENVDERQHCFLAQSPGKPPRYLSVETRQELLRVEAAWHTAICSAVTHLKSKTFPVTFNSRSAGLTLEWTQGFTLSYEGIGEIVWRYKFSQLRGSSDDGKSRLKLHFQELDSIAIETKELECSQLQNLLFCMHAFLTAKVAAVDPTFLTSTTP
- the Syn2 gene encoding gamma-1-syntrophin isoform X2 — encoded protein: MRINATKMSTPIEEKIDQKLKVRTGMVTVSDGKSKPVPMRLHLSMEVLKLQREDLEAANHNKPPLDAKERMVQITRQKVGGLGLSIKGGAEHKLPVLISRIYKGQAADQCGQLFVGDAIIKVNGEYITACNHDDAVNILRNAGDIVVLTVKHYRAAKPFLQKNEKEEKLDNVANGTTEDGWISPNRQGGSPRCSHSRQSSNASSSSMQYKRWVDVITVPLMMAYVTRYIFGTDKLRRNAFEVRGLNGARTGVIHCDDSAILSQWLKYITDNITGLTHLQMKLYNRNFGVGERIEYMGWVNEAVSNSNQPWQSYRPRFLALKGPDLLLFETPPCNIGDWSRCALTFKVYQTMFRVMRESENVDERQHCFLAQSPGKPPRYLSVETRQELLRVEAAWHTAICSAVTHLKSKTFPVTFNSRSAGLTLEWTQGFTLSYEGIGEIVWRYKFSQLRGSSDDGKSRLKLHFQELDSIAIETKELECSQLQNLLFCMHAFLTAKVAAVDPTFLTSTTP